CTGGCACCACTCGAGCAGATCGACGATGTGGGCCGCCCCGGCGCGGTGGCCTTCGGTCGGGTTGGTGAACCCGGCTTTGCGGGCCCATCGCCGGTTGCCGTCGAGCATGACGCCCACGTGATGCGGGATCGGCGCGCCGATCAGTTCCCGGGTCAACTTGCGTTCGTACACGCGATAGACCAGGGACGGGAGCCTCACGAACCGACCCTAGCGGTCGACCCCGGCGGTCCGCGGACGACGGTCCGAAGCTCGCCGCGCAGCCCACCCACCGAGGGGAGTATCACTGTGCATGGATACGCGACCCACAGGTGGATCGGCGATGATGGAGGCATGACCGTGACCGCGCATGCCGCAGTTCCCGTGCCGGCACGCCGACCCCGCGCCCGGGGCTGGATCCATCTCTACTCGGCCGTCATCGCCACCGTGATGAGCCTGGCCCTGGTTCCGATGGCCGGGGTGTTCGTCGGACCGGGTGCCGCGTTCGCGTGTTCGATCTACGCCGTCACCCTGGTCGGGCTGTTCTCGGTGAGCGCCACCTACCACCGGCACGTGTGGAAGTCGGCGCGCACCCGCACCTGGATGAAGCGGGCCGATCACTCGATGATCTTCCTGTTCATCGCGGGCACCTACACGCCGCTGACCGTGCTGGCCCTGCACCCACCGACCAGCACGGTGGTGCTGATCGCGGTGTGGGTCGGGGCCGCCGGCGGGGTGGCCCTGAAGATGTTCTGGCCGCACGGCCCGGCCTGGGTGGGTGTCCCGTTCTACCTGGCCCTGGGCTGGGTGGCCGTGTTCGTGCTGCCCGACCTGCTGGCCAACGGCGGGGTGGCCGTGCTCGTCCTGCTGGTCATCGGCGGCCTGCTCTACTCCTGCGGCGCGGTGTTCTATGCCACCCGCCGGCCGAACACCTGGCCGGGCACGTTCGGGTACCACGAGTACTTCCATGCCTGCGTCTCGCTCGCCGCGTTGTGCCACTGCGTGGCGATCTGGCTGGTGCTGTTCGGCGTGAGCTGACCCGACCTTCCCCGCGGGCCGACCGTTCGGCCCGCCCGCGGGTTCTGGTCACCGCCGAGGCGGATCATCCGAGGTCGGGTCCGGCCTCGCGGAGCCGGTTGACCTGCTCCATCGCCTGCCGCAGCTCACCGAGCCAGTTGTCGGCGTTCTGCCCGACCAGCCGGACGGCCCAGGCCAGGGCGTCCGAGCGGCTGCGGGCCACCCCGGCATCGACCAGCGTGTCCAGCACCTGACGCTCGGGCTGACGCAGCCGCGTCATCACCGGCGCCGACAGGGTGGTGAACAGTTCCTCGGTGTCGCCCAGCCGGGCGCCCCAGGAGATCTCCCGCCCGTAGCGGTGCTGGGCCTGCCGGGCGATCTCGATGCGCTGCTCGCGGGTGTCCTCGCGGAACCGGGAGATCCGGCCGGCCTCGGCGGCCGCACGGGCCGCGTCGTCCGCGAACTCCTCGGTCAGGTCGGGCAGCTGACCGACCACGATGATCTCGTCCCGGTCGATCCGCACCTGCGGTGCGGCGGTGAACCAGTCACCGGGCAACCGGCCGGCGAACCACCCCAGGGCGTCCGACGCATCGGGGGCGTCCGGAGCGCCGCCCCGACCCCGTCCGCGCGGGCCCATGCCCCGACCGGGCCCGAACCCGGGTCCACCCGACCCGCGGCCCCGGGCACCGGGGCCACCAGGGCCCCCGCGACCGCCTCGCCCGCGTCCGTGCGGGCCTCGTTGCTGTTCCGGGCCCTCGGGCTGCTCGCCCTCGGCCCATGTGAAGTTCCCTCTCATGGGAGCTCCTCCTTCGTGTCTGACGTTGTTGATTACAACGTTACACGCATTACGACGTTTCGCGTGAAGGGTTGATTCCGGGCGCTGCACGTGACCTGCATCACACCTGGATGAGGGCAGCCGGCACCCGAAGACCGCGCCGGAAAGGCAGTGCACAGACACGCACCCGGAAACACGACGACGCGGCACCGAGACTGTGCTCGGTGCCGCGCCGATGGTGAACCTGCGGCCGCGACGGGCCGGGAATCAGACCGAGGGGTCGGCCGGCCGGGTCGAGCCTCGGGGCGCCGACGGCGGCGGGCTGTCCGACTCGTCCGGCGCAGCGGGCACCCGGGCGGGCCGGTCGTCCCCCGCATCGGCCCCGTCGGCTCCGCCGGCGAAGGCGCTGCCGGTCGTCGGGTCGACGTCCGGCTCGGCCGGCGGGTCGAACGAGGCCGGCACCTTCTTGAGCTGCCGGGTGAACGAACGGAGCAGGAAGTACAGAGCCACCCCGAGCAGCAGGATGATCAGCAGGCCGATCGGCGCCGCCTTGCCCCATTCGGGGCCCTTGCCCGTGCTCGGGTCGTAGTCGCCGGGCTGCGGCCCGGCCAGCATCAGCGTGGTCACCAGCCGATTCATGACGACACCTTCTCCCGCACGCCGGCGAACAGGTCGTCCTCGGGCAAGGTCGTGTCGACCAGGGACCGGGCCAGTTCGTAGTCCTCGGTCCCCCAGACCTGCGCCTCCAGGTCACGAGGCACGGCGAACCAGGTCGAGTCCGGGTCGATCTGCGTCTCATGTGCGCGCAACGCGGCGTCCCGCACGTGGAAGTAGTCGGCCACCGCCACCTGACTGGTGATCCGGGTACCCGGATCCGGGCGCGCCTGATCGGAGAACCGCTTGATCCACTCGTCGTACGGACCCTCGCCGGTCTGCTCCCGCACCGCCTCGTTGATGGCGGTGATCCGGGATCGGGAGAACCCGACGTTGTAATAGAGCTTGAGCGGCTGCCACGGCGGGCCCGCGTCGGGATAGGCAT
This genomic window from Nakamurella multipartita DSM 44233 contains:
- the trhA gene encoding PAQR family membrane homeostasis protein TrhA, whose translation is MTVTAHAAVPVPARRPRARGWIHLYSAVIATVMSLALVPMAGVFVGPGAAFACSIYAVTLVGLFSVSATYHRHVWKSARTRTWMKRADHSMIFLFIAGTYTPLTVLALHPPTSTVVLIAVWVGAAGGVALKMFWPHGPAWVGVPFYLALGWVAVFVLPDLLANGGVAVLVLLVIGGLLYSCGAVFYATRRPNTWPGTFGYHEYFHACVSLAALCHCVAIWLVLFGVS